A window of Microcystis aeruginosa FD4 contains these coding sequences:
- a CDS encoding RNA-guided endonuclease InsQ/TnpB family protein — protein MEKAYSFRFYPTAEQESLLRRTLGCVRLVYNKALHARTQAWYERQERVGYTETSSMLTDWKKQEELEFLNEVSCVPLQQGLRHLQTAFTNFFAGRTKYPNFKKKHQGGSAEFTKSAFKFKDKQIYLAKCTEPLPIRWSRQIPDGCEPSTVTVRLHPSGRWHISIRFDDPTIKPLPVTDKAIGIDLGISSLVITSDGDKVSNPKYLKKHYQRLRKAQKNLSRKQKGSKNREKAKIKVARIHAQITDSRKDHLHKLTTQLVRENQTIVVENLAVKNLVKNPKLSQAISDVSWGEITRQLAYKCRWYGKNYIEIDRWFPSSKRCSNCGYIVKKLPLNVREWDCPNCGTHHDRDINASKNILAAGLAVSVCGATIRPEQSKTGAAGAKNPSGKKQKPKS, from the coding sequence ATGGAGAAAGCCTATTCGTTTCGATTTTACCCCACAGCAGAACAAGAGTCGCTATTGCGGCGCACCTTGGGCTGTGTAAGATTAGTTTACAATAAAGCTCTCCATGCCAGAACACAAGCATGGTACGAAAGACAAGAAAGAGTAGGATATACTGAAACTTCTTCAATGCTAACTGATTGGAAAAAACAAGAAGAATTAGAGTTTTTAAACGAAGTTAGTTGTGTACCTTTACAACAAGGGTTAAGACATTTACAAACAGCTTTCACTAACTTCTTTGCTGGTCGTACTAAGTATCCTAACTTTAAGAAAAAACATCAAGGAGGAAGTGCCGAATTTACCAAATCTGCTTTTAAGTTCAAAGACAAACAAATCTATTTAGCTAAATGCACAGAACCTTTACCTATTCGATGGTCAAGACAAATACCAGACGGATGTGAACCAAGCACAGTAACAGTCAGATTACATCCTTCTGGACGTTGGCATATCTCAATAAGATTTGATGACCCAACAATTAAACCTTTACCAGTAACAGATAAAGCCATCGGAATTGACTTAGGAATTAGTAGCCTTGTGATTACCAGCGATGGAGACAAGGTATCTAATCCTAAGTATTTGAAAAAGCATTATCAGAGACTGCGAAAGGCACAAAAAAATCTTTCTAGAAAACAGAAAGGCTCAAAGAATCGAGAAAAGGCAAAAATCAAAGTAGCCAGAATTCACGCTCAAATCACCGATAGCAGAAAAGACCATTTACACAAGCTAACCACTCAATTAGTTCGTGAAAATCAAACGATTGTGGTTGAGAACTTAGCCGTCAAGAATCTGGTCAAAAACCCGAAATTATCTCAGGCAATATCTGATGTAAGCTGGGGAGAAATCACCCGACAATTAGCCTATAAATGCCGTTGGTACGGGAAAAATTACATCGAAATAGATAGATGGTTTCCCAGTTCTAAACGGTGCAGTAATTGTGGGTATATTGTGAAAAAGCTGCCGTTAAATGTTCGAGAGTGGGACTGTCCGAACTGTGGGACTCACCATGACCGAGATATTAACGCCAGTAAAAATATTTTGGCCGCAGGGCTTGCGGTGTCAGTCTGTGGAGCGACCATAAGACCAGAACAGAGTAAAACTGGGGCGGCAGGTGCGAAAAATCCTTCGGGAAAGAAGCAGAAACCTAAATCGTGA
- a CDS encoding protochlorophyllide reductase: MVQDQKPTVIITGTTSGVGLYAAKSLAQRGWFVVMACRDIPKMEQAAKELNIPRDNYCIEFIDLGSLDSVRRFVKNFRTLGSSLTALVCNAAIYLPLLKEPLRSPDGYELSMATNHLGHFLLSNLLLEDLKNSPSPDRRLVILGTVTHNPDELGGKIPPRPDLGDLDGFAKGFKEPITMADGKKFESVKAYKDSKVCNVLTMRELHKRYHESTGITFTSLYPGCVADTPLFRNHYPFFQQFFPWFQKNITGGYVSQELAGERVAMVVADPEYRQSGAYWSWGNRQKKEGKSFVQRVSPQARDEERGEKMWEYSAKLVGLA; encoded by the coding sequence ATGGTACAAGATCAAAAACCCACGGTGATCATTACTGGGACAACTTCTGGAGTCGGTCTCTACGCCGCTAAATCCCTTGCTCAAAGAGGTTGGTTTGTGGTTATGGCCTGTCGGGATATCCCGAAAATGGAACAGGCGGCCAAGGAATTAAACATTCCCCGGGATAACTACTGTATTGAATTTATCGACCTCGGTTCCCTCGATAGCGTCCGGCGCTTCGTCAAAAATTTCCGGACCTTGGGCAGCTCTCTAACCGCTTTAGTCTGCAATGCCGCTATCTATCTGCCTTTGCTCAAAGAACCCTTAAGAAGTCCCGACGGTTATGAATTGAGCATGGCCACCAATCATTTAGGTCATTTCCTGTTGTCGAATTTGCTCTTGGAAGATCTAAAAAATTCTCCCTCTCCCGACCGCCGTTTAGTCATTCTCGGCACTGTCACCCATAATCCCGATGAATTAGGCGGTAAAATTCCTCCTCGTCCCGATTTGGGCGATTTAGACGGGTTTGCCAAGGGTTTCAAAGAGCCGATTACTATGGCCGACGGCAAAAAATTTGAATCGGTCAAAGCCTACAAAGATAGTAAGGTGTGTAATGTTCTCACTATGCGGGAACTGCACAAACGCTATCACGAATCCACGGGAATCACTTTTACTTCCCTTTATCCGGGTTGTGTGGCCGATACACCCCTTTTCCGCAACCATTACCCCTTTTTCCAGCAGTTTTTCCCCTGGTTCCAGAAAAATATCACCGGTGGCTATGTTTCCCAAGAATTAGCCGGGGAAAGAGTCGCTATGGTGGTTGCTGACCCCGAATACCGTCAATCTGGTGCTTACTGGAGTTGGGGCAACCGTCAGAAAAAAGAGGGTAAATCCTTTGTTCAAAGGGTTTCTCCTCAAGCTCGCGACGAGGAAAGAGGCGAAAAAATGTGGGAATACAGTGCTAAATTAGTCGGATTAGCCTAA
- a CDS encoding DUF3038 domain-containing protein, with product MPQSAESSTGEDLPLAISPSNEQLENINSYLNLILVALVSLANLDSDSITQAAQELALNLDTSDRLAAHYWQPQSKLSLADIRSLVLLLCHLAQKKQELIRRAVILLEQVGTQGQEPVKTTLLGNYIANFRLKYPEISENNLSNSSVTSLAWKLLIDLLFYSSPRSHLLLWHTLLASKK from the coding sequence ATGCCTCAGTCTGCCGAGTCCTCCACGGGTGAGGATTTACCCCTAGCTATCTCACCCAGTAACGAGCAGTTAGAGAATATTAATAGCTATTTAAACCTGATTTTGGTTGCTTTAGTCTCTCTAGCTAATTTAGACTCCGATTCTATCACCCAAGCAGCCCAGGAATTAGCCTTAAATCTGGATACAAGCGATCGCCTAGCTGCCCACTACTGGCAACCCCAGTCAAAACTTTCCCTAGCGGACATCCGTTCTCTAGTTCTCCTCCTCTGCCATCTCGCCCAAAAAAAGCAAGAGTTAATCCGTCGCGCCGTAATTCTCCTAGAACAAGTGGGGACTCAAGGACAAGAACCAGTTAAAACCACACTTTTGGGCAATTATATCGCTAATTTTCGCTTAAAATACCCAGAAATATCGGAAAATAATCTCAGTAATTCTAGCGTAACTTCCCTAGCCTGGAAATTATTAATCGATTTATTATTCTACAGCAGTCCCCGCAGCCATCTCCTTCTCTGGCACACCCTTTTGGCAAGTAAAAAGTAA
- a CDS encoding NAD(P)/FAD-dependent oxidoreductase, with amino-acid sequence MTTTYDYIIIGGGITGSALSYELANLGSRVLLLEKETHPLNATFYSYGGLAYWSATTEIQRKLYQEGREIQRNLSQELGIDNEYRDLELILTVNPEDDLATVAEKFAIFAITPEILDPQAAIALEPLLNPAAISGVLRLPHGHINAEKTNLAYQQAFLRLGGTIIREAVIELIETASRITGVKTPKNNYYAGETIVCAGGLTRSLLQKSGITASVYFTHAQVIKIPPSEIKLNTLVMPAIAARLLLEQKITQLEKQGIWQRETPEIIASVLETGAVQFQDQSLYLGQISTIITDPGAILNPLAGEKAIRAAVGTLLPSLASLPGNCHHCLVAFAPSGRPLVGAIADKVGLQVFSGFTSTLVSAPPLARRFARHLLGENDEIITNLQKSREKLTDDCH; translated from the coding sequence ATGACCACAACTTATGATTATATAATTATCGGTGGTGGTATCACCGGTTCCGCCTTAAGCTATGAACTAGCTAACCTAGGCAGTCGAGTCCTCTTATTAGAAAAAGAAACCCATCCCCTCAACGCCACTTTCTACAGTTACGGGGGTTTAGCCTATTGGTCGGCCACCACAGAAATCCAGAGAAAATTATATCAAGAAGGTCGAGAAATTCAGCGCAATTTATCGCAGGAACTGGGCATAGATAACGAATACCGGGACCTAGAGCTAATTCTCACTGTCAACCCCGAAGATGATCTGGCCACTGTGGCCGAAAAATTTGCTATCTTTGCCATTACTCCCGAAATTCTCGATCCGCAAGCGGCGATCGCTTTAGAACCACTATTAAATCCCGCAGCTATCTCCGGAGTTTTACGACTACCCCACGGTCACATTAACGCCGAAAAAACTAATCTTGCCTATCAACAAGCTTTTCTGCGTCTGGGAGGCACGATTATTCGGGAAGCTGTTATCGAATTAATTGAAACTGCATCGAGAATTACCGGCGTAAAAACTCCTAAAAATAATTATTATGCCGGGGAAACTATCGTCTGTGCGGGGGGGTTAACCCGGTCTTTACTGCAAAAATCCGGTATTACTGCTTCCGTCTATTTCACCCATGCTCAAGTGATCAAAATTCCCCCCAGCGAGATCAAATTAAACACCCTAGTTATGCCCGCAATTGCTGCTAGATTGCTATTAGAGCAAAAAATTACCCAACTAGAAAAGCAGGGCATTTGGCAGAGAGAAACCCCAGAAATAATTGCCAGTGTTTTAGAAACGGGGGCGGTACAATTCCAAGACCAAAGCCTTTATCTAGGGCAAATTAGCACCATTATCACCGATCCAGGCGCGATTTTAAACCCTCTGGCGGGGGAAAAAGCAATCCGCGCCGCCGTGGGGACATTGCTGCCCTCTTTAGCCTCCCTTCCAGGAAACTGTCATCATTGCCTAGTGGCTTTTGCTCCCTCGGGACGGCCCCTAGTGGGAGCGATCGCTGATAAAGTGGGATTGCAGGTATTTTCTGGTTTTACCAGTACGCTTGTATCGGCTCCCCCCTTGGCCCGACGTTTTGCGCGTCATCTGCTGGGGGAAAATGACGAGATAATTACTAATTTACAAAAGTCAAGAGAGAAATTAACTGATGATTGCCATTAA
- a CDS encoding Uma2 family endonuclease, with protein sequence MQQLETRGITDSWIKASWEEYLAAINNFPENQGKSYYYNGYYRLEMTPIGFEHARDHHVVFLGVSLYSILKEIPFQGLPTCSYRKRGIREVQPDISYYLGEKANLIPSGTSIIDLNQYPLPDLVIEISKSTLNDDLGNKRLLYEELGVSEYWSVKVDAPQIFAFEIIDRGSKRIDISKVLPNLKLAVLESALQQARTRDQSQVGRWLISQFQG encoded by the coding sequence ATGCAACAGCTAGAAACTAGGGGGATAACTGACTCATGGATTAAAGCTAGTTGGGAAGAATACCTAGCAGCAATTAACAACTTCCCAGAAAATCAAGGAAAAAGTTATTATTACAATGGCTATTATCGATTAGAAATGACTCCTATTGGATTTGAACACGCTAGAGATCATCACGTTGTCTTTTTGGGGGTGAGTCTCTACTCTATCCTCAAAGAAATTCCTTTTCAAGGACTCCCTACTTGTTCCTATCGCAAAAGAGGAATTAGAGAAGTGCAGCCAGATATATCTTACTATCTAGGAGAGAAAGCGAATCTGATACCAAGTGGTACTTCGATTATTGATTTAAATCAGTATCCTCTACCAGATTTAGTCATTGAAATCTCAAAATCTACCCTCAATGATGACTTAGGCAATAAAAGATTACTCTATGAAGAATTAGGAGTGAGTGAATACTGGAGTGTTAAGGTAGATGCTCCCCAAATATTTGCTTTTGAAATAATCGATCGCGGTAGCAAAAGAATTGATATATCAAAGGTTTTACCTAATTTAAAACTCGCAGTTTTAGAATCAGCTTTACAACAGGCGCGCACCAGAGATCAAAGTCAGGTGGGACGTTGGTTAATCAGTCAATTTCAAGGTTAA
- the dnaK gene encoding molecular chaperone DnaK has product MGKVVGIDLGTTNSCVAVMEGGKPTVIANAEGFRTTPSVVAYAKNGERLVGQIAKRQAVMNPQNTFYSVKRFIGRKFNEVTNEATEVSYKTLQDGNGNVKLDCPAQGKQFAPEEISAQVLRKLVEDASKYLGETVTQAVITVPAYFNDSQRQATKDAGRIAGIEVLRIINEPTAASLAYGLDKKANETILVFDLGGGTFDVSVLEVGDGVFEVLATSGDTHLGGDDFDKKIVDYLAGEFKKVEGIELRQDKQALQRLTEAAEKAKIELSSVTQAEINLPFITATAEGPKHLDTTLTRAKFEEICADLIDRCRIPVENAIRDAKIDKSALDEVVLVGGSTRIPAVQELVKKVLGKDPNQSVNPDEVVAVGAAIQGGVLAGEVKDILLLDVSPLSLGVETLGGVMTRIITRNTTIPTKKSEVFSTAVDGQTNVEIHVLQGEREMAKDNKSLGTFRLDGIPPAPRGVPQIEVVFDIDANGILNVTAKDKGTGKEQSISITGASTLPQNEVERMVNEAESNASVDKERRERIERKNQADSLVYQAEKQLAELGDKVPPSEKNKAQGLIKDLKEAIAQDDDGKIKTILPELQQALYAIGSSMYQQGAPSNPTGGNDNNGPSGGASGGDDVIDAEFSDAK; this is encoded by the coding sequence ATGGGAAAAGTAGTTGGAATTGACTTAGGGACGACTAACTCCTGCGTTGCGGTTATGGAAGGGGGTAAACCCACCGTTATCGCCAACGCCGAAGGATTTAGAACCACGCCCTCAGTCGTCGCCTACGCCAAAAATGGCGAGCGCCTAGTAGGACAAATCGCCAAACGCCAAGCGGTAATGAACCCGCAAAATACTTTTTATTCCGTCAAACGCTTCATCGGCCGGAAATTCAACGAAGTCACCAACGAAGCCACAGAAGTATCCTACAAAACTCTCCAAGACGGCAACGGCAACGTTAAATTAGACTGTCCCGCCCAGGGCAAACAATTCGCCCCTGAAGAAATTTCCGCCCAGGTACTGCGGAAACTGGTGGAAGATGCCAGTAAATACCTCGGCGAAACTGTTACCCAAGCAGTCATCACCGTACCCGCTTATTTTAACGACTCCCAACGTCAAGCCACCAAAGATGCCGGGAGAATTGCTGGGATTGAAGTTCTCCGCATTATCAACGAACCCACCGCCGCCTCTCTTGCCTACGGATTAGACAAAAAAGCTAACGAAACCATTCTCGTTTTTGACTTGGGTGGGGGAACCTTTGACGTATCGGTTCTAGAAGTGGGTGATGGTGTCTTTGAAGTTCTCGCCACCTCTGGAGATACTCATCTCGGTGGTGATGACTTCGATAAAAAAATCGTCGATTATTTAGCCGGAGAATTCAAAAAAGTTGAAGGAATAGAGCTCCGTCAAGATAAACAAGCCCTGCAACGTCTCACAGAAGCGGCAGAAAAAGCCAAAATTGAGCTTTCTAGCGTTACCCAAGCGGAAATTAACCTGCCCTTCATCACCGCTACCGCCGAAGGGCCAAAACACCTAGATACTACCCTAACCAGAGCTAAATTTGAGGAAATTTGCGCTGATTTAATTGATCGCTGTCGTATTCCCGTCGAAAATGCCATCCGTGATGCCAAAATCGATAAATCTGCCCTCGATGAAGTGGTTCTCGTCGGTGGTTCAACCCGGATTCCCGCCGTCCAGGAATTAGTTAAAAAAGTTCTGGGCAAAGATCCCAATCAAAGTGTTAACCCCGATGAAGTGGTAGCCGTAGGCGCTGCTATTCAAGGTGGTGTTCTCGCCGGTGAAGTCAAAGATATTCTTCTGCTTGATGTTTCGCCCCTGTCTTTGGGTGTGGAAACCCTCGGCGGTGTGATGACGCGGATTATTACCCGCAACACCACTATTCCCACCAAAAAATCGGAAGTTTTCTCCACAGCAGTGGATGGACAAACTAACGTGGAAATCCACGTCCTGCAAGGGGAACGGGAAATGGCCAAAGATAACAAGAGTTTGGGAACTTTCCGACTCGATGGTATCCCTCCCGCTCCTCGTGGTGTGCCTCAAATCGAAGTGGTCTTCGACATCGATGCTAACGGTATTTTAAATGTCACCGCTAAGGATAAAGGTACAGGAAAAGAACAATCGATCAGTATCACTGGCGCTTCTACCTTGCCCCAAAATGAAGTGGAACGCATGGTTAATGAGGCAGAATCGAACGCCTCGGTCGATAAGGAACGTCGCGAACGCATTGAACGCAAAAATCAAGCTGATTCCCTGGTTTATCAAGCTGAGAAGCAGTTAGCCGAGTTAGGCGATAAGGTTCCTCCATCTGAGAAAAATAAAGCCCAAGGGTTGATTAAAGACCTGAAAGAAGCGATCGCTCAAGACGATGATGGTAAGATCAAAACCATCCTACCAGAATTACAACAAGCCCTCTACGCGATCGGCAGCAGTATGTATCAGCAAGGAGCCCCTAGCAATCCCACCGGTGGCAATGATAACAATGGCCCCTCTGGTGGTGCCAGTGGTGGCGATGATGTCATCGATGCGGAATTCTCCGACGCTAAATAA
- a CDS encoding Na+/H+ antiporter, protein MSLESATDEVIKQNLEQFLIVLSVSLSVATVSRIFSWFRQIPYTLLLVIVGLGLAFIDIRLVNLSPELILEIFLPPLLFEAAWNTRWRDLKDNWIPVSLFAIVGVIISIFGVGFTLDELTNLPLFTALLVGASLSSTDPVAVVALFRELGASKNLTVLLEGESLFNDGVAVVAFALLVEIPLGASGLSLETTISRIAAFIGIGVGVGCLVGFGISYLTQRLDLPLVEQSLTLVSAYGAYLLTEEFGGSGVIGVVTTGIILGNFGSRISMSPRTRLLVTQFWEFLAFFVNSIVFLLIGDQIRLSSLADNLNLIFITIAAVVAARFLATFALGTVSNALMETKINWREKTVLWWGGLRGSVSIALALSVPVIFPNRQDIIDIVFGVVLFTLLVQGLTIQTFLSRLDLIGDQPIRENYAELLARRVALKRVLDYLSKLDKSPDVAPEFFSYEQHLVKEKLKTVEAEIQSLNDSYPQLQLLTMEQLRETLLDIEADTYAEFIRSGRLTSNLSPVLQEILAESKISEQ, encoded by the coding sequence ATGAGTTTAGAATCCGCTACCGATGAAGTCATTAAGCAAAATTTAGAACAATTTCTAATTGTTTTGTCCGTTTCCCTGAGTGTGGCCACGGTTTCGAGGATTTTTAGCTGGTTTCGGCAAATTCCTTACACCCTATTGTTAGTGATAGTCGGTTTAGGTTTAGCTTTCATCGATATCCGTCTGGTGAACCTATCCCCTGAACTGATTCTAGAAATTTTTCTGCCCCCTTTGCTATTTGAAGCCGCTTGGAATACGCGCTGGCGAGATCTGAAGGATAATTGGATTCCCGTCAGTCTTTTCGCTATTGTCGGCGTAATTATCTCGATTTTCGGGGTTGGTTTTACCCTCGATGAATTGACCAATTTGCCCCTATTTACGGCATTATTAGTGGGTGCGAGCCTTTCTTCTACGGATCCCGTCGCTGTTGTCGCTCTTTTTCGCGAATTGGGGGCAAGTAAAAACCTCACCGTGCTTTTGGAAGGGGAAAGCTTATTTAATGATGGGGTCGCTGTGGTCGCTTTCGCTCTTTTGGTGGAAATTCCCCTCGGTGCTAGTGGTCTATCCTTAGAGACAACTATTAGCCGGATTGCCGCTTTTATCGGTATCGGGGTAGGAGTGGGTTGTTTAGTGGGTTTTGGTATCTCCTATCTGACTCAACGTCTGGATTTACCCCTAGTGGAACAGTCTTTAACGCTTGTGTCCGCCTACGGTGCTTATTTATTAACCGAGGAGTTCGGTGGTTCGGGGGTAATCGGAGTGGTGACTACGGGGATTATTTTAGGTAATTTTGGCTCTAGAATTAGTATGAGTCCCCGTACCCGCCTATTAGTCACGCAATTCTGGGAGTTTCTCGCTTTTTTTGTCAATTCGATCGTTTTTCTCCTCATCGGCGATCAGATCCGTCTCTCCAGTTTAGCCGATAATCTCAATTTAATTTTTATCACGATCGCCGCCGTGGTAGCGGCCCGTTTTCTGGCTACCTTTGCTTTAGGAACTGTTAGTAATGCCTTGATGGAAACTAAAATTAATTGGCGAGAAAAAACGGTTTTATGGTGGGGAGGTTTGCGTGGTTCCGTTTCTATTGCCCTAGCTTTAAGTGTGCCGGTTATTTTTCCCAATCGTCAGGATATCATCGATATCGTCTTCGGAGTTGTTCTCTTTACCCTTTTGGTGCAGGGATTAACTATTCAAACTTTCCTATCGAGATTAGACTTGATCGGTGATCAACCAATTCGAGAAAACTATGCGGAACTTTTAGCCCGACGGGTAGCTTTAAAAAGGGTTTTAGACTATCTTTCTAAGTTAGATAAATCTCCCGATGTTGCCCCCGAATTTTTTAGTTATGAGCAGCATCTCGTCAAAGAAAAGTTGAAGACTGTAGAAGCGGAAATTCAATCTCTCAACGATAGTTATCCCCAATTACAGCTATTAACAATGGAACAACTTCGGGAAACCCTCCTAGATATCGAAGCTGATACCTACGCTGAATTTATTCGATCCGGCCGTTTAACTAGCAATTTATCCCCCGTCCTCCAAGAAATTCTCGCTGAAAGTAAAATTAGTGAACAGTAG
- the cysS gene encoding cysteine--tRNA ligase yields the protein MTLILYNTLSRREEPFTPLIPGIVSMYCCGITVYDYCHLGHARTCVVWDVVRRYLEYLGYKVRYIQNFTDIDDKILNRAKNEHTTMAAVAERFIEAYFEDMAKLGVRPADAYPRATHSLDGIKRLVYELEQKGYAYPSDGDVYYSVRRFSDYGKLSGRKLDDLQAGASGRVETDDPEAIKKQDPFDFALWKGAKPGEPSWDSPWGQGRPGWHIECSAMVKEQLGETIDIHVGGSDLIFPHHENEIAQSEAATGKPLAHYWLHNGMVKVAGEKMSKSLGNFITIRELLAKYDPLAVRLLILGAQYRKPIDFSDEGLQAATNGWHTLQEGLSFGYKHLPPDNPGITDQELENRFQEAVNHDFNFAGGLAVLFEIAKELRKEGNNLTHAGKTDSNLAELAVKWHTLVKLSRVLGLEIAADQRETPVSEDISAAEIENLIQQRTEAKKAKNYAESDRIRTQLKAQGITLIDQPGGVTKWLRD from the coding sequence ATGACCTTAATCCTCTACAACACCCTCAGTCGTCGCGAAGAACCCTTTACCCCCCTCATCCCCGGTATTGTCTCCATGTATTGCTGCGGCATTACCGTCTATGATTATTGCCATTTGGGTCATGCGCGTACCTGTGTGGTTTGGGATGTGGTGCGGCGTTATTTGGAGTATCTCGGTTATAAAGTGCGCTATATTCAGAATTTCACCGATATTGACGATAAAATTCTCAATCGGGCTAAAAATGAACATACCACCATGGCAGCCGTGGCCGAGAGATTTATTGAGGCCTACTTTGAGGATATGGCAAAATTAGGAGTCAGACCGGCGGACGCTTATCCCCGGGCAACTCATAGCCTCGACGGCATCAAGCGCCTGGTCTACGAATTAGAACAAAAAGGCTATGCTTACCCCAGCGATGGCGATGTTTACTATTCCGTCCGTCGTTTTTCTGATTATGGCAAACTATCAGGGCGAAAACTGGATGATCTGCAAGCGGGGGCCAGCGGCCGGGTAGAAACCGACGACCCGGAAGCAATTAAGAAACAAGACCCCTTTGATTTTGCCCTCTGGAAGGGGGCAAAACCGGGGGAACCTAGTTGGGATTCTCCCTGGGGTCAAGGTCGTCCGGGGTGGCATATTGAATGTTCGGCCATGGTCAAAGAACAATTGGGAGAAACTATCGATATTCATGTGGGGGGAAGTGATCTAATTTTTCCCCACCACGAAAACGAAATCGCCCAAAGTGAAGCGGCAACTGGTAAACCTCTGGCCCACTATTGGTTACATAATGGCATGGTTAAGGTGGCAGGGGAAAAAATGTCGAAATCCCTCGGTAATTTCATCACTATTCGCGAGTTATTGGCAAAATATGACCCCTTAGCGGTGAGATTGTTAATTTTAGGAGCCCAATACCGCAAACCGATTGATTTTTCCGATGAGGGATTGCAGGCGGCCACTAATGGCTGGCATACTTTACAAGAGGGTTTATCCTTTGGTTATAAGCATCTTCCGCCAGATAATCCCGGAATTACTGACCAAGAGCTAGAAAATCGCTTTCAAGAGGCGGTAAATCACGATTTTAACTTTGCCGGTGGTTTAGCGGTGTTATTTGAAATCGCTAAGGAATTACGCAAGGAAGGTAATAATTTAACCCATGCGGGTAAGACGGACAGCAATCTGGCCGAATTAGCTGTAAAATGGCATACTTTGGTGAAATTGTCTAGGGTTTTGGGCTTAGAAATTGCCGCCGACCAGAGGGAAACCCCTGTTTCTGAGGACATTAGTGCAGCGGAGATCGAAAATCTGATCCAACAACGGACAGAGGCGAAAAAAGCGAAAAATTACGCCGAAAGCGATCGCATTCGCACACAATTAAAAGCTCAAGGGATTACTTTAATCGATCAACCCGGGGGAGTGACTAAATGGTTAAGAGATTGA
- a CDS encoding Uma2 family endonuclease, with protein MQRLKTTISTDLWIKASWEEYLEAIKKFPENQGKSYYYNGYYRLEMTPIGNDHASDHAILIFAVSLYATLKNLAFNAKDNCSFRKSGYREVQPDISYYFADKANLIPYGTSIIDLNQYPPPDLVIEISKSTLNDDLGNKRLLYEELGVSEYWSVQVDYPQIFAFEIIDRGSKRIDISKVLPNLKLAVLESALQQARTKDQSQVGRWLISQFQG; from the coding sequence ATGCAACGGCTAAAAACTACTATCTCGACAGATTTATGGATTAAAGCTAGTTGGGAAGAATACTTAGAAGCAATTAAAAAATTCCCAGAAAATCAAGGAAAAAGTTATTATTACAATGGCTATTATCGATTAGAAATGACTCCTATTGGTAACGATCATGCCAGCGATCATGCTATTTTAATCTTCGCTGTTAGTCTCTATGCTACCCTAAAAAATCTGGCCTTTAATGCCAAAGATAATTGCAGTTTTCGCAAGTCGGGTTATCGAGAAGTTCAACCAGATATATCTTATTATTTTGCCGACAAAGCTAATCTGATTCCCTACGGTACTTCGATTATTGATTTAAATCAGTATCCTCCACCAGATTTAGTCATTGAAATATCAAAATCTACCCTCAATGATGACCTAGGCAATAAAAGATTACTCTATGAAGAATTAGGAGTGAGTGAATACTGGAGTGTTCAGGTAGATTATCCCCAAATATTCGCTTTTGAAATCATCGATCGAGGTAGCAAAAGAATTGATATATCAAAGGTTTTACCTAATTTAAAACTTGCGGTTTTAGAGTCAGCTTTACAACAGGCACGCACCAAGGATCAAAGTCAGGTGGGACGTTGGTTAATCAGCCAATTTCAAGGTTAA